One region of Carya illinoinensis cultivar Pawnee chromosome 8, C.illinoinensisPawnee_v1, whole genome shotgun sequence genomic DNA includes:
- the LOC122318465 gene encoding uncharacterized protein LOC122318465 isoform X2, with the protein MELVISIVAKIAEYTVAPVGQWLCYSCHYNSNMENLRNQKKNLRDFKKRVLHSIDAASRKGEEIEDDVKTWLTKVDGILHQLATKILGGGEAEAGTRSSNAACLNLKHRHQLSREAKKIVENIAELLKNGNFSKVGFCPAAQEMVNPINRDYMSLDSRISIMERIMEALGDANINRIGVWGSAGVGKSTLMKEIFQKAKEESLFHEVALANVTDTLDVIRIQGEIAEMLDLELDPDKIVTVRAGRLRARLEKDNEKKILVILDDVWKQLDLEEIGITPSERCKVLLTSRDRQVLADEMRTEENSFKLDIVGEQEAWKLFEKMAGDSIKDDHDLQNQAIKVAKACEGLPIALVTVSRALKNKNLSTWKDVLVQLTRPTPKHDTKIWSRVYSCIELSYIHLDGREVKSLFLLCARQGYYVSYRDLLRYGFGLRLFYGIDTLEEARNRLETLVNNLRDSCLLLQSPHSSKEFYMHDVVRRVATIIASNDHNMFVMRGDGGQKAWPDVDALKICEALSIYGGDHIHKYPNKIECPNLRYFHVQCKNRYLATPSSTSFQGMDKLEDIFFQGMDKLEVLSLTNIQLSSLLSLRNLQTLCLDECKLEDIHGIGELKNLVILSLARSDISNLPTEIGLLTRLRLLDLSSCYKLKVIPPNVLSSLVNLEELYMRKITVQWEVEGPSNEGKNASLAELKKLSHLITLEIDIPDANNLPKDLFTEKLKRYKICIGGTWHLFFKEELAFSRMLKLKLNMSFQLDFGIKMLLKRTEYLHLDESNITKSVLYQLDREDFQQLKHLCIENNGNIKHIPELRTSAFKNLKVLKVENCETLRFIFSSSIARGLSLLEELNITRCNNMGAIFVKEEEDEIEDQGDMMLFGRLQTLVLKDLPKLVGFLSTRETNSEGNLHDFQLPLLHHQGKLPLIYFKNLKVLKVENCQKLRFVSSSSIARGLSLLKKLKIKRCNNMGAIVVTEEKDGIEDGDVILFHQLQTLVLEDLPELVSFLSTKSSFMTDCGQIIAEGNHNLHMPLLPHQVSFPSLQTLHMEGLPKIKHVWNYGQEPKTVFTGLEQLQVVEIMDCGVEEIVAVERGGGEAVAIRILVFPQVITLNLINLKRLKWFYKGVHVTKWPMLKWMKIEGCEKVEIFASGVVSFEKTVQVQRQSEMSIKQPLFSVDELSFPSLETLGIANMDSLEIIFGKLEGQNGKEPQVLISPGSRTEESGAITNFAPTVVFPSLQTLHMEDLPKIKHVWSEYSKTVFNFQNLQKIQAVRCESLKSLFPISVVSCLEQLKILEISNCGVEEIVAVEGGGGEAVAIRTLVFPQVTKLKFRNLKRLKWFYKGVHVSKWPMLKEMEIGICEKVKIFASGFVSFQETVKDQRQSEMSNIKQPIFSVDELSFPSLKKLYIRNMDKLEIVWQDQVAATSIPNIQELEIDFCHKLLHVFQSNLHATTTTLMQSLTSLRISRCSSLESIFGNMEGQNGKESQVLKAPSSGTEDGIAGHIEFPILTQLSLFELPKLKWIFEGVHTNLESWPSLKRLCLWECSEQVNKMMWASKFASSSSSQENQLPTCIQQPMFVVEEGTFPNLEDLSLKFLGRTIRPSRFLDFPNLSFLLTRLPNLLKLNVYDSVWEEIFPYELIDREIRLRRLTLCRLCMLTHLWKEDSTQPCQLFHNLEYLHVLRCGKLKNIVPSSVSLRNLTRLEISHCHGLINLLTSSTAKTLVQLKRMTVIDCKRITEIVAMEDIGEANVAITFNKLTYLKLDGLPNFTHFCSGPYSFGFPSLKEVIVRCCPEMKIFCHGVLSTPELKGVSDADYSWNSKQNLHLEDDLNTTTRCLWESNQYDTQCLFRERCGEMKIILNMHAAAGLM; encoded by the exons atggagTTAGTTATTTCAATTGTAGCGAAAATAGCAGAGTACACGGTTGCACCTGTTGGACAGTGGCTATGCTATTCATGCCACTACAATAGCAACATGGAGAATTTGAGGAATCAGAAAAAGAATTTGCGGGATTTTAAGAAAAGGGTGCTACACTCGATTGATGCTGCTTCAAGAAAAGGCGAGGAAATTGAAGATGATGTTAAAACGTGGTTGACAAAGGTGGATGGTATTTTACATCAATTGGCCACCAAAATACTTGGTGGAGGTGAAGCAGAAGCAGGTACGAGGAGCTCTAATGCGGCATGCCTAAACTTGAAACATCGACATCAATTAAGTCGGGAAGCAAAGAAGATCGTGGAAAATATTGCCGAACTTCTTAAAAATGGAAACTTCAGCAAAGTCGGTTTTTGTCCCGCTGCGCAAGAAATGGTGAATCCAATAAACAGGGATTACATGAGCTTGGATTCGAGGATATCAATTATGGAGAGAATTATGGAGGCATTGGGAGATGCTAATATCAACAGGATCGGCGTGTGGGGGTCGGCTGGAGTTGGAAAGAGTACACTTATGAAAGAAATTTTCCAGAAAGCCAAGGAGGAAAGTTTATTCCATGAGGTGGCTCTAGCAAATGTGACGGACACCCTAGACGTAATTCGAATACAAGGAGAAATTGCAGAGATGCTAGATCTAGAGCTTGATCCTGATAAAATTGTAACAGTAAGAGCAGGCCGTCTACGGGCGAGGTTAGAAAAAGACAATGAGAAGAAGATACTTGTTATCTTGGATGATGTATGGAAACAACTTGATTTGGAGGAAATAGGAATTACTCCTTCCGAAAGATGCAAAGTACTACTCACATCCAGAGATCGGCAGGTACTAGCAGATGAGATGCGCACCGAAGAGAACAGCTTTAAACTCGACATTGTAGGAGAACAAGAAGCATGGAAATTATTTGAAAAGATGGCGGGTGATTCTATCAAAGATGATCATGATTTGCAAAATCAAGCAATTAAGGTAGCTAAAGCGTGTGAAGGTCTTCCTATTGCACTTGTAACAGTTTCTAGGGCATTAAAGAATAAGAATTTGAGTACCTGGAAGGATGTCCTGGTGCAACTAACAAGACCCACTCCAAAACATGACACAAAAATATGGTCACGCGTATATTCTTGTATAGAGCTAAGCTATATACATCTTGATGGTAGAGAGGTCAAATCCCTCTTTTTGCTTTGTGCTCGACAAGGTTACTACGTTTCCTATCGGGATTTGTTGAGATATGGTTTCGGTCTGCGTTTATTCTATGGCATCGATACATTGGAAGAAGCAAGAAACAGGCTAGAGACTTTAGTTAATAATCTCCGAGATTCTTGTTTGCTACTACAAAGTCCACATAGCTCCAAGGAATTTTACATGCATGATGTTGTTCGTCGTGTCGCTACAATAATTGCATCAAATGATCATAATATGTTTGTCATGAGAGGCGATGGTGGGCAAAAAGCATGGCCAGATGTGGATGCACTAAAAATATGCGAGGCGCTCTCTATCTATGGTGGAGATCATATCCATAAATATCCCAATAAAATAGAATGTCCTAATTTAAGATACTTTCATGTCCAGTGTAAAAATCGATATTTGGCAACCCCAAGCAGTACTTCCTTCCAAGGGATGGACAAGCTCGAAGACATTTTCTTCCAGGGGATGGACAAGCTCGAAGTTCTAAGTTTGACAAATATACAACTTTCATCACTTTTGTCACTTAGAAACCTACAAACATTGTGTCTAGATGAATGTAAGTTGGAAGATATTCATGGGATTGGAGAACTCAAGAATTTAGTAATTCTTAGTCTTGCTCGTTCTGACATTTCAAATCTGCCAACAGAAATAGGGTTGTTGACTCGTTTGCGGTTATTGGATTTGAGCAGTTGTTACAAACTTaaagtgattcctcctaatgtCTTGTCAAGCTTGGTCAACTTAGAAGAGTTGTATATGCGTAAAATCACTGTCCAATGGGAGGTTGAAGGACccagcaatgaaggaaaaaaTGCTAGCCTTGCAGAGCTGAAGAAATTGTCACACTTGATCACCTTAGAGATTGATATTCCGGATGCCAACAATCTACCGAAAGATTTGTTTACTGAAAAGCTTAAGAGATACAAGATATGCATTGGAGGTACCTGGCATCTCTTTTTTAAGGAGGAGTTGGCCTTCTCAAGAATGTTAAAACTCAAACTGAATATGAGCTTCCAATTAGACTTTGGGATCAAAATGCTACTGAAGAGGACAGAATATCTTCATTTAGACGAGTCGAACATTACGAAGAGTGTCTTATATCAATTAGATAGAGAAGATTTTCAACAACTGAAACATCTCTGTATCGAAAATAATGGTAATATTAAGCATATCCCTGAGTTGAGGACATCGGCCTTCAAAAACTTGAAAGTTTTAAAGGTGGAAAACTGTGAGACATTAAGATTTATCTTCTCATCATCTATAGCTAGAGGCCTTTCACTACTTGAAGAATTGAACATAACAAGATGCAACAACATGGGTGCAATATtcgtgaaagaagaagaagacgaaataGAAGATCAGGGAGATATGATGTTGTTCGGTCGACTTCAAACCTTAGTGCTAAAGGATCTTCCAAAGCTCGTGGGCTTCCTAAGCACAAGAGAAACCAATTCAGAGGGCAACCTGCATGATTTTCAGTTGCCGCTTCTACATCATCAG GGCAAACTTCCATTGATATACTTCAAAAACTTGAAGGTTTTAAAGGTGGAGAACTGTCAGAAATTAAGATTTGTCTCCTCATCATCCATAGCCAGAGGCCTTTCACtacttaaaaaattgaaaataaaaagatgcaACAACATGGGTGCAATAGTTGTGACAGAAGAAAAAGACGGAATAGAAGATGGAGATGTAATATTGTTCCATCAACTGCAAACCTTGGTGCTAGAGGACCTTCCAGAACTCGTGAGCTTCTTAAGCACAAAAAGTTCATTCATGACTGATTGTGGGCAGATCATTGCAGAGGGCAACCACAATCTTCACATGCCACTTCTACCTCATCAG GTTTCATTTCCTAGCTTGCAAACACTGCATATGGAAGGTCTACCCAAAATAAAGCACGTATGGAACTATGGTCAAGAACCCAAAACAGTTTTCACAGGTCTCGAGCAATTGCAAGTAGTTGAGATTATGGATTGTGGGGTGGAGGAAATTGTTGCAGTtgaaagaggaggaggagaagcagTAGCAATTAGGATTTTGGTGTTCCCTCAAGTAATTACtttgaatcttataaatttAAAGAGACTCAAGTGGTTTTACAAAGGAGTACATGTTACAAAATGGCCGATGCTGAAATGGATGAAAATTGAAGGATGCGAGAAAGTTGAGATTTTTGCTTCAGGAGTTGTGAGTTTTGAAAAAACAGTTCAAGTTCAGAGGCAGTCTGAGATGTCTATTAAACAACCCCTATTCTCGGTGGATGag CTCTCATTCCCCAGCTTGGAGACACTGGGCATTGCGAACATGGATTcgttagaaattatatttggaaaGCTGGAGGGGCAAAATGGTAAAGAGCCACAAGTTTTAATATCCCCAGGGTCAAGGACAGAAGAAAGTGGAGCAATCACAAATTTTGCACCAACA GTTGTCTTTCCTAGCTTGCAAACACTGCATATGGAGGATCTACCTAAGATAAAGCATGTATGGAGTGAATATTCCAAAACAGTcttcaattttcaaaatctgCAAAAAATACAAGCTGTGAGATGCGAGAGTCTGAAAAGTTTATTTCCAATCTCGGTTGTTAGCTGTCTCGAGCAATTGAAAATACTTGAGATTAGCAATTGTGGGGTGGAGGAAATTGTTGCAgttgaaggaggaggaggagaagcagTAGCAATTAGGACTTTGGTGTTCCCTCAAGtaactaagttgaagtttagaaATTTAAAGAGACTCAAGTGGTTTTACAAAGGAGTGCATGTTTCAAAATGGCCGATGCTGAAAGAGATGGAAATTGGAATATGCGAGAAAGTAAAGATATTTGCTTCAGGATTTGTGAGCTTTCAAGAAACAGTTAAAGATCAGAGGCAGTCTGAGATGTCCAATATTAAACAACCCATTTTCTCGGTGGATGag ctCTCGTTTCCGAGCTTGAAGAAGTTGTACATTCGGAACATGGATAAGTTGGAAATTGTATGGCAGGATCAAGTCGCTGCGACTTCTATTCCCAATATTCAAGAATTGGAAATTGATTTTTGTCACAAGTTGTTGCACGTCTTTCAATCTAATTTGCatgcaacaacaacaacattgATGCAAAGTCTGACTAGTCTACGCATAAGCCGGTGCAGTTCATTAGAAAGTATATTTGGAAATATGGAGGGGCAAAATGGTAAAGAATCACAAGTTTTAAAGGCTCCAAGTTCAGGTACAGAAGACGGAATAGCCGGACATATTGAGTTCCCCATACTAACTCAATTGTCACTATTTGAATTGCCAAAACTCAAGTGGATTTTTGAAGGAGTGCATACTAATTTGGAATCATGGCCTTCATTGAAAAGATTATGCCTCTGGGAATGTAGTGAACAAGTGAACAAAATGATGTGGGCTTCAAAATTTGCAAGCAGCAGTAGCAGTCAAGAGAACCAACTCCCGACTTGCATTCAACAACCCATGTTCGTCGTTGAGGAG GGTACGTTCCCCAACTTGGAGGATTTGTCATTGAAGTTCCTTGGAAGAACCATACGTCCTAGCAGATTTTTAGATTTTCCTAATCTATCTTTTCTTCTAACAAGACTGCCAAATCTGTTGAAACTTAACGTATATGATAGTGTCTGGGAGGAAATATTCCCTTATGAACTTATTGATCGAGAAATACGATTAAGACGACTAACGCTCTGTCGTCTATGTATGCTTACACATTTGTGGAAAGAAGACAGTACCCAGCCATGCCAACTTTTTCATAATCTGGAATACCTTCATGTGTTACGATGCGGCAAATTGAAAAACATAGTGCCATCATCTGTATCTCTTCGCAATTTGACAAGATTGGAAATATCACATTGTCACGGATTGATCAATTTATTAACATCCTCAACTGCCAAAACTCTGGTGCAACTCAAAAGAATGACTGTGATTGATTGCAAAAGGATTACAGAAATTGTAGCAATGGAGGATATTGGTGAAGCAAATGTGGCGATTACTTTCAACAAGTTAACATACTTAAAACTTGATGGCTTACCAAACTTCACGCACTTTTGCTCTGGACCTTATTCCTTTGGGTTCCCATCTTTGAAGGAAGTAATTGTGAGATGTTGTCCCGAGATGAAGATTTTCTGTCACGGGGTCTTAAGTACACCAGAGCTAAAAGGAGTATCTGATGCTGATTATAGTTGGAATTCGAAGCAAAATTTGCATTTGGAGGATGACCTTAATACCACCACACGTTGTCTTTGGGAGTCAAATCAATATGATACTCAATGCTTATTCAGAGAAAGG TGCGGGGAGATGAAGATCATCCTTAATATGCATGCAGCAGCTGGATTAATGTAG
- the LOC122318465 gene encoding uncharacterized protein LOC122318465 isoform X4, which translates to MELVISIVAKIAEYTVAPVGQWLCYSCHYNSNMENLRNQKKNLRDFKKRVLHSIDAASRKGEEIEDDVKTWLTKVDGILHQLATKILGGGEAEAGTRSSNAACLNLKHRHQLSREAKKIVENIAELLKNGNFSKVGFCPAAQEMVNPINRDYMSLDSRISIMERIMEALGDANINRIGVWGSAGVGKSTLMKEIFQKAKEESLFHEVALANVTDTLDVIRIQGEIAEMLDLELDPDKIVTVRAGRLRARLEKDNEKKILVILDDVWKQLDLEEIGITPSERCKVLLTSRDRQVLADEMRTEENSFKLDIVGEQEAWKLFEKMAGDSIKDDHDLQNQAIKVAKACEGLPIALVTVSRALKNKNLSTWKDVLVQLTRPTPKHDTKIWSRVYSCIELSYIHLDGREVKSLFLLCARQGYYVSYRDLLRYGFGLRLFYGIDTLEEARNRLETLVNNLRDSCLLLQSPHSSKEFYMHDVVRRVATIIASNDHNMFVMRGDGGQKAWPDVDALKICEALSIYGGDHIHKYPNKIECPNLRYFHVQCKNRYLATPSSTSFQGMDKLEDIFFQGMDKLEVLSLTNIQLSSLLSLRNLQTLCLDECKLEDIHGIGELKNLVILSLARSDISNLPTEIGLLTRLRLLDLSSCYKLKVIPPNVLSSLVNLEELYMRKITVQWEVEGPSNEGKNASLAELKKLSHLITLEIDIPDANNLPKDLFTEKLKRYKICIGGTWHLFFKEELAFSRMLKLKLNMSFQLDFGIKMLLKRTEYLHLDESNITKSVLYQLDREDFQQLKHLCIENNGNIKHIPELRTSAFKNLKVLKVENCETLRFIFSSSIARGLSLLEELNITRCNNMGAIFVKEEEDEIEDQGDMMLFGRLQTLVLKDLPKLVGFLSTRETNSEGNLHDFQLPLLHHQGKLPLIYFKNLKVLKVENCQKLRFVSSSSIARGLSLLKKLKIKRCNNMGAIVVTEEKDGIEDGDVILFHQLQTLVLEDLPELVSFLSTKSSFMTDCGQIIAEGNHNLHMPLLPHQVSFPSLQTLHMEGLPKIKHVWNYGQEPKTVFTGLEQLQVVEIMDCGVEEIVAVERGGGEAVAIRILVFPQVITLNLINLKRLKWFYKGVHVTKWPMLKWMKIEGCEKVEIFASGVVSFEKTVQVQRQSEMSIKQPLFSVDELSFPSLETLGIANMDSLEIIFGKLEGQNGKEPQVLISPGSRTEESGAITNFAPTVVFPSLQTLHMEDLPKIKHVWSEYSKTVFNFQNLQKIQAVRCESLKSLFPISVVSCLEQLKILEISNCGVEEIVAVEGGGGEAVAIRTLVFPQVTKLKFRNLKRLKWFYKGVHVSKWPMLKEMEIGICEKVKIFASGFVSFQETVKDQRQSEMSNIKQPIFSVDELSFPSLKKLYIRNMDKLEIVWQDQVAATSIPNIQELEIDFCHKLLHVFQSNLHATTTTLMQSLTSLRISRCSSLESIFGNMEGQNGKESQVLKAPSSGTEDGIAGHIEFPILTQLSLFELPKLKWIFEGVHTNLESWPSLKRLCLWECSEQVNKMMWASKFASSSSSQENQLPTCIQQPMFVVEEGTFPNLEDLSLKFLGRTIRPSRFLDFPNLSFLLTRLPNLLKLNVYDSVWEEIFPYELIDREIRLRRLTLCRLCMLTHLWKEDSTQPCQLFHNLEYLHVLRCGKLKNIVPSSVSLRNLTRLEISHCHGLINLLTSSTAKTLVQLKRMTVIDCKRITEIVAMEDIGEANVAITFNKLTYLKLDGLPNFTHFCSGPYSFGFPSLKEVIVRCCPEMKIFCHGVLSTPELKGVSDADYSWNSKQNLHLEDDLNTTTRCLWESNQYDTQCLFRERNLWIQ; encoded by the exons atggagTTAGTTATTTCAATTGTAGCGAAAATAGCAGAGTACACGGTTGCACCTGTTGGACAGTGGCTATGCTATTCATGCCACTACAATAGCAACATGGAGAATTTGAGGAATCAGAAAAAGAATTTGCGGGATTTTAAGAAAAGGGTGCTACACTCGATTGATGCTGCTTCAAGAAAAGGCGAGGAAATTGAAGATGATGTTAAAACGTGGTTGACAAAGGTGGATGGTATTTTACATCAATTGGCCACCAAAATACTTGGTGGAGGTGAAGCAGAAGCAGGTACGAGGAGCTCTAATGCGGCATGCCTAAACTTGAAACATCGACATCAATTAAGTCGGGAAGCAAAGAAGATCGTGGAAAATATTGCCGAACTTCTTAAAAATGGAAACTTCAGCAAAGTCGGTTTTTGTCCCGCTGCGCAAGAAATGGTGAATCCAATAAACAGGGATTACATGAGCTTGGATTCGAGGATATCAATTATGGAGAGAATTATGGAGGCATTGGGAGATGCTAATATCAACAGGATCGGCGTGTGGGGGTCGGCTGGAGTTGGAAAGAGTACACTTATGAAAGAAATTTTCCAGAAAGCCAAGGAGGAAAGTTTATTCCATGAGGTGGCTCTAGCAAATGTGACGGACACCCTAGACGTAATTCGAATACAAGGAGAAATTGCAGAGATGCTAGATCTAGAGCTTGATCCTGATAAAATTGTAACAGTAAGAGCAGGCCGTCTACGGGCGAGGTTAGAAAAAGACAATGAGAAGAAGATACTTGTTATCTTGGATGATGTATGGAAACAACTTGATTTGGAGGAAATAGGAATTACTCCTTCCGAAAGATGCAAAGTACTACTCACATCCAGAGATCGGCAGGTACTAGCAGATGAGATGCGCACCGAAGAGAACAGCTTTAAACTCGACATTGTAGGAGAACAAGAAGCATGGAAATTATTTGAAAAGATGGCGGGTGATTCTATCAAAGATGATCATGATTTGCAAAATCAAGCAATTAAGGTAGCTAAAGCGTGTGAAGGTCTTCCTATTGCACTTGTAACAGTTTCTAGGGCATTAAAGAATAAGAATTTGAGTACCTGGAAGGATGTCCTGGTGCAACTAACAAGACCCACTCCAAAACATGACACAAAAATATGGTCACGCGTATATTCTTGTATAGAGCTAAGCTATATACATCTTGATGGTAGAGAGGTCAAATCCCTCTTTTTGCTTTGTGCTCGACAAGGTTACTACGTTTCCTATCGGGATTTGTTGAGATATGGTTTCGGTCTGCGTTTATTCTATGGCATCGATACATTGGAAGAAGCAAGAAACAGGCTAGAGACTTTAGTTAATAATCTCCGAGATTCTTGTTTGCTACTACAAAGTCCACATAGCTCCAAGGAATTTTACATGCATGATGTTGTTCGTCGTGTCGCTACAATAATTGCATCAAATGATCATAATATGTTTGTCATGAGAGGCGATGGTGGGCAAAAAGCATGGCCAGATGTGGATGCACTAAAAATATGCGAGGCGCTCTCTATCTATGGTGGAGATCATATCCATAAATATCCCAATAAAATAGAATGTCCTAATTTAAGATACTTTCATGTCCAGTGTAAAAATCGATATTTGGCAACCCCAAGCAGTACTTCCTTCCAAGGGATGGACAAGCTCGAAGACATTTTCTTCCAGGGGATGGACAAGCTCGAAGTTCTAAGTTTGACAAATATACAACTTTCATCACTTTTGTCACTTAGAAACCTACAAACATTGTGTCTAGATGAATGTAAGTTGGAAGATATTCATGGGATTGGAGAACTCAAGAATTTAGTAATTCTTAGTCTTGCTCGTTCTGACATTTCAAATCTGCCAACAGAAATAGGGTTGTTGACTCGTTTGCGGTTATTGGATTTGAGCAGTTGTTACAAACTTaaagtgattcctcctaatgtCTTGTCAAGCTTGGTCAACTTAGAAGAGTTGTATATGCGTAAAATCACTGTCCAATGGGAGGTTGAAGGACccagcaatgaaggaaaaaaTGCTAGCCTTGCAGAGCTGAAGAAATTGTCACACTTGATCACCTTAGAGATTGATATTCCGGATGCCAACAATCTACCGAAAGATTTGTTTACTGAAAAGCTTAAGAGATACAAGATATGCATTGGAGGTACCTGGCATCTCTTTTTTAAGGAGGAGTTGGCCTTCTCAAGAATGTTAAAACTCAAACTGAATATGAGCTTCCAATTAGACTTTGGGATCAAAATGCTACTGAAGAGGACAGAATATCTTCATTTAGACGAGTCGAACATTACGAAGAGTGTCTTATATCAATTAGATAGAGAAGATTTTCAACAACTGAAACATCTCTGTATCGAAAATAATGGTAATATTAAGCATATCCCTGAGTTGAGGACATCGGCCTTCAAAAACTTGAAAGTTTTAAAGGTGGAAAACTGTGAGACATTAAGATTTATCTTCTCATCATCTATAGCTAGAGGCCTTTCACTACTTGAAGAATTGAACATAACAAGATGCAACAACATGGGTGCAATATtcgtgaaagaagaagaagacgaaataGAAGATCAGGGAGATATGATGTTGTTCGGTCGACTTCAAACCTTAGTGCTAAAGGATCTTCCAAAGCTCGTGGGCTTCCTAAGCACAAGAGAAACCAATTCAGAGGGCAACCTGCATGATTTTCAGTTGCCGCTTCTACATCATCAG GGCAAACTTCCATTGATATACTTCAAAAACTTGAAGGTTTTAAAGGTGGAGAACTGTCAGAAATTAAGATTTGTCTCCTCATCATCCATAGCCAGAGGCCTTTCACtacttaaaaaattgaaaataaaaagatgcaACAACATGGGTGCAATAGTTGTGACAGAAGAAAAAGACGGAATAGAAGATGGAGATGTAATATTGTTCCATCAACTGCAAACCTTGGTGCTAGAGGACCTTCCAGAACTCGTGAGCTTCTTAAGCACAAAAAGTTCATTCATGACTGATTGTGGGCAGATCATTGCAGAGGGCAACCACAATCTTCACATGCCACTTCTACCTCATCAG GTTTCATTTCCTAGCTTGCAAACACTGCATATGGAAGGTCTACCCAAAATAAAGCACGTATGGAACTATGGTCAAGAACCCAAAACAGTTTTCACAGGTCTCGAGCAATTGCAAGTAGTTGAGATTATGGATTGTGGGGTGGAGGAAATTGTTGCAGTtgaaagaggaggaggagaagcagTAGCAATTAGGATTTTGGTGTTCCCTCAAGTAATTACtttgaatcttataaatttAAAGAGACTCAAGTGGTTTTACAAAGGAGTACATGTTACAAAATGGCCGATGCTGAAATGGATGAAAATTGAAGGATGCGAGAAAGTTGAGATTTTTGCTTCAGGAGTTGTGAGTTTTGAAAAAACAGTTCAAGTTCAGAGGCAGTCTGAGATGTCTATTAAACAACCCCTATTCTCGGTGGATGag CTCTCATTCCCCAGCTTGGAGACACTGGGCATTGCGAACATGGATTcgttagaaattatatttggaaaGCTGGAGGGGCAAAATGGTAAAGAGCCACAAGTTTTAATATCCCCAGGGTCAAGGACAGAAGAAAGTGGAGCAATCACAAATTTTGCACCAACA GTTGTCTTTCCTAGCTTGCAAACACTGCATATGGAGGATCTACCTAAGATAAAGCATGTATGGAGTGAATATTCCAAAACAGTcttcaattttcaaaatctgCAAAAAATACAAGCTGTGAGATGCGAGAGTCTGAAAAGTTTATTTCCAATCTCGGTTGTTAGCTGTCTCGAGCAATTGAAAATACTTGAGATTAGCAATTGTGGGGTGGAGGAAATTGTTGCAgttgaaggaggaggaggagaagcagTAGCAATTAGGACTTTGGTGTTCCCTCAAGtaactaagttgaagtttagaaATTTAAAGAGACTCAAGTGGTTTTACAAAGGAGTGCATGTTTCAAAATGGCCGATGCTGAAAGAGATGGAAATTGGAATATGCGAGAAAGTAAAGATATTTGCTTCAGGATTTGTGAGCTTTCAAGAAACAGTTAAAGATCAGAGGCAGTCTGAGATGTCCAATATTAAACAACCCATTTTCTCGGTGGATGag ctCTCGTTTCCGAGCTTGAAGAAGTTGTACATTCGGAACATGGATAAGTTGGAAATTGTATGGCAGGATCAAGTCGCTGCGACTTCTATTCCCAATATTCAAGAATTGGAAATTGATTTTTGTCACAAGTTGTTGCACGTCTTTCAATCTAATTTGCatgcaacaacaacaacattgATGCAAAGTCTGACTAGTCTACGCATAAGCCGGTGCAGTTCATTAGAAAGTATATTTGGAAATATGGAGGGGCAAAATGGTAAAGAATCACAAGTTTTAAAGGCTCCAAGTTCAGGTACAGAAGACGGAATAGCCGGACATATTGAGTTCCCCATACTAACTCAATTGTCACTATTTGAATTGCCAAAACTCAAGTGGATTTTTGAAGGAGTGCATACTAATTTGGAATCATGGCCTTCATTGAAAAGATTATGCCTCTGGGAATGTAGTGAACAAGTGAACAAAATGATGTGGGCTTCAAAATTTGCAAGCAGCAGTAGCAGTCAAGAGAACCAACTCCCGACTTGCATTCAACAACCCATGTTCGTCGTTGAGGAG GGTACGTTCCCCAACTTGGAGGATTTGTCATTGAAGTTCCTTGGAAGAACCATACGTCCTAGCAGATTTTTAGATTTTCCTAATCTATCTTTTCTTCTAACAAGACTGCCAAATCTGTTGAAACTTAACGTATATGATAGTGTCTGGGAGGAAATATTCCCTTATGAACTTATTGATCGAGAAATACGATTAAGACGACTAACGCTCTGTCGTCTATGTATGCTTACACATTTGTGGAAAGAAGACAGTACCCAGCCATGCCAACTTTTTCATAATCTGGAATACCTTCATGTGTTACGATGCGGCAAATTGAAAAACATAGTGCCATCATCTGTATCTCTTCGCAATTTGACAAGATTGGAAATATCACATTGTCACGGATTGATCAATTTATTAACATCCTCAACTGCCAAAACTCTGGTGCAACTCAAAAGAATGACTGTGATTGATTGCAAAAGGATTACAGAAATTGTAGCAATGGAGGATATTGGTGAAGCAAATGTGGCGATTACTTTCAACAAGTTAACATACTTAAAACTTGATGGCTTACCAAACTTCACGCACTTTTGCTCTGGACCTTATTCCTTTGGGTTCCCATCTTTGAAGGAAGTAATTGTGAGATGTTGTCCCGAGATGAAGATTTTCTGTCACGGGGTCTTAAGTACACCAGAGCTAAAAGGAGTATCTGATGCTGATTATAGTTGGAATTCGAAGCAAAATTTGCATTTGGAGGATGACCTTAATACCACCACACGTTGTCTTTGGGAGTCAAATCAATATGATACTCAATGCTTATTCAGAGAAAGG AATTTGTGGATCCAATAG